The region AGCCGTGGCCTAAAAATAGCCTGGGCTGAAATACCAACATGACAAGGTTTGGAATGCAGTCACTGAGccaaggcagggcagcagcctggccagACACCTTGGaatggcagcagctgtgcaggacacagGGAGAGGTTAAACCTTGCTGCTGGatcagccaggagcagctttAGGAGTCTCAGCCTGGGCAATGCTCAGCTGAGCCCTGGAAGTGGTACAAGCTCAGTGTCCAGACAGCTCCCACACTGCAGCCAGGCACTCTGTGGGTCCAGGGctttggaagaggaggaggaggatgaggaagacTGTGCAGGATGGGATCTAACCATCACCAAGCTCTCCAGGACATGCCCTAGGTCGTTCCCAGGAAGGCCACACAGCTGAGGAGTCACTTCAACCCTTAGCAGGGGAAAGGAGACAAAGGAGAGCTGACAGCAGAGAACCAGTGTGCACAGGGAAGGTTTATTCTCATCACTAACACCTGGGAAGTGGTTTGGAGGAACAAAGGAATTGTCAGACTGGGAGgaaaatcaggtttttttcctcccataaACAAGATGGTAGCTGTAAAGAAAACTAAACCACAACAGCTGCTCACAGTGAAGTCCACAGGATTTCTCCAGCTCCACCCACGAGCAAAACCAGCTCTTCCCATTAAATACAAGAATAAATTGCTTTTCTCTGGGACTAGAGCCAGACCAAACCCTACTAGCAGCCactcaaaggaaaagaaaaaaaccaacaaaataccCAACCAAAATATATCTTCTTAATAAAAAGCATAAACCACTTCAGTTCTTGCAAGCAGTCTGCTCACAACATCattcctgccctgcttcccCACCCCATTCCAGGGTGCTCCAGGGAAAAAGGACCTCAAGACAGCAGCATTATGTGTGTGAAAAGGTGACCAGACagactgggaggggacaggtACCTGCAGACAGACACTGGCAGCCACCCACCCACTGGGGAGGGCAAACAGCctccagctgaaaccaggagcttccccagagccagcagtgatTTTTCAGGACatcttccagccaaacactgcATGGGACAAGGGCCCCTTCTTTGGGGCAGCATCAACACTGTCAGAACACAGAGGTAGGGCTGAGCTCACCCTTTCTGGCAGCTCCAAGAGCTGCCAAGGAGCAGCTCCAAGAGCTCCAAGAGTCTCCAAGGAATAAACCCCCATTTGCTATGGCTGTACCACCCACAGGGCTTATTTTGGATTGGCAAAACCCTGCAGGTGGGTGAGGCTCCCCCCTGTCCTGAGTGCTGGCACAGTGAGGCCACACAGGCTGCTGGTGACAGGACCAACCCAGGACGTGGCACCTGAGGGgtcagcaggacacagcagcaggaaggggctgCTCTCAGAGCCTGAGGGGAACCtgacagctgggacaggcagaggaCACTGGAGCCAGAGCCCAAACATGCTTCActgggctcccagcagaggAACTCACGTGTGTGGTGTGGGCTGCCCTCACCCCGGGCTCAGCAGAGCCTCTGAGCCAAAGGCTCCTTCTGCCAGCACCCACCTCTGCTCAGGCACATTTCATTCACACAGGAAacgtgggttttttttcctcataaagTGCAAGAACTTTGCCTCTTACTGACTAGTCAACTAGAAGCATCACAGCCCtcacagcagggagcagcaggcaggggagcAACACCCCACATTCAGGAACTCCCAACACTCCAGTCACTTCAGCAGGACCTCTGGCTCAGTTATGGCCCTGTAGAGCACAAAGCCCATCTCATCAATTTCCTCTTCCAAGAGCCCCGAGAACAGGTTGATTTTGGGGTTGAAATAGCAAGGCAGGACTCCTTTCTCCAGGGAAGCCACCAGCTCCTCGAGCACCTGCTGGAACCTGTCAGCAAGGCTCTCCTGTGCCCAGTCCGAGGTGGTGTCACTGAGCTGCAGGATGAGGTGGCTCAGGGGGCTGCCCCCCAGTttgtgcagcctgggctgcctcTTGCAGACGCCGCTGAGGATGCGCAGGCAGAGCTGCCGAGCCCCGGAGTCAGCAGcatccagctccttcagcctcgACACCTCCGCCCTGTAAAAGCTCTCCAGCCACAGGTTTTCCACCGGTCCTTCAGGAGGAACAGCCAGAAGAACCTTGTCCTCCATTTCCACCACTGGCAAGAGGGTGATGCTGAGATCAACCTGATGGTGTTTGACTTCCAGCTTCAGCTCCCGGGAGGCCACCACGGGGTGgatggcacagcccagcaggccACCGATGGCAGGCCAGTTGATGGAGGCCACCAGCAGCTTGTGGAGGGTCTCGTTGAGCACGCTGGAGGACAGGTACCTGCCCACCATGAACCTGTCCCAGGGGCTGCACCCACGAGGGAAATAGCCCAGGTCGATCCTCTTGATCATCCAGTACTGGGGGTTCCTCACCACGGTGTCCTCCCCTGGGATGAGGCTCCAGAGCCCGGAGTCGAGGAGCAGTGGGAGCATGAGGTGGACGTGGTCAGCTGCCAGCACCTCGAGGCCATCGAGCAGGGCCCCGCTGAGGGACAGGCGGCCgaagggcagctctgggaattTGCTCCTCAGGAAGTTCTGCAGTTGGCTGCAGATGCTCCTGGCCAGCTGTGGGACAAGGGACACTTGGAACTCGGGCAcggccagctggctgctgtgtgAGAGGAGCTTCTCCTGCAGCGTGAGGCAGCGCAGCGGGCTGGACTGGACCTGAGGAGCCCccagaggggcagaggggccCCTGGGAtctgtggggagggaagggagaagtcacagctctgagcacatcACCTGAAACCCTCAGCAGCACAAGGTGGGTGCCCAGCTCTCAGCCCACCCCTCTGGAGGTGACACCGACCTCACCGTGAGCCCCCTTTGAGCCCACTGATGTTAAGAACACTTCTCAGCCATGCAGAGcccaaaccaaccccaaaccctgGCTGTTCCCAGCCTCACTCCTCAGCCAGGGATGGGAGCCAGGCAAGGGACCTGCTGCCACagtcagagaatcacagaatatgctgagtggGAAAGGACCCATGAAAATCACCcacagtccagctcctggccctgcacagacaccccaacaaccccacctgcccctgagagtgttgtccaaaccctcctggagctgtggcagccttggggctgtgcccattccctggggagcctgggcagtacccaaacaccctctgggggaagaaccttttcctaatatccaacctgaccctccctggcacagctcctgcagttcCCTCACGTCCTGTCACTGATCATCAGAgggatcagtgcctgcccctccacCTCCTCACACGAGGCTCCTACACACAGTCGTGCTCTGGGGCCATTATCTCAGGACATGCCCTGGACCCAGCTGGGCCAGTTTCCCACTTGGACAAACGCCATCTCCATGGGCAGCTGGACAAAGCAGCCTttgtctgcagcagctcccgAGCACAccttcctgcaggcacagctgacCCAGAAAACGAGCACAGCCAGAGGAAACAACCCCcaacagccctgccaggacacCCTGGTGTCACCACAGGTCCTGCTGAGATCCTGTTTCCACAGGCATTGCCTAAAAAGGGGCTGAGGCTCGGGAGCCTCCCAGGAGGGCAGGCTCAGTGGGGTCGGCTTTCCGGACACCGAGATAAAAAtaacacagagctctggcagggccacccaagcaggagcacagcaaggtGATCCTCCTGCCCAGGCACCAGAGCCTCACCTGGCACCACGGGCCGGGCTGGAGACAGCAGGGGCTCGCTGAGGTCTTCCCTCCTCTGCTTCTTGGTGGGTTTTGGTGTTGTCTTGATCAATGCCAAGTCCTGCCAGCTGTCCTCCAGGGATTTCTGCTCAGCTTTGGGATCACCCTCATCCCGAGGGCTGGTGGCTCGGTCGATCAGCTGGAGggaataaaaaacccaacaggaTAAGTTGttgtctttgtttttcatgATTTATGGGTGACAACAGCCCCTCTGGAGCACACACATGGAGGGACAGCCCTACTCAAGGATTCTGCTCAGAAAAAGGCCCAGTTTGGGGGGGGATCCACAAATGTGGACATTGTCTTTGTGCAGGTTTTACATGGAAAACAGACACCTAAATACAACTTAAGTCCCTTTTGGGATGGGAAAGCGTATCCCAAATGCTCCAGGCAAAGAGGGATACATGCAGCTCCATGCTCCcggcactgctgccagcaccggTGCCATCTGTGCCATATGCAAGGAACCATCTCAGGAGCAAACCTGGAGATTTGGGGCACACTGGGGCCAacccagctctcctgggcacCTTTCTGGTGCCCTGATGCCCATCCCAGCCTTACCCTCTTGACGGCCAGCGTGGCGATGGCCAGCACGGCGGCGCCGCTGAcgcccagcaccagcctggcattGGCCAGCAGCACATCGAACACGCTGCCCAGCCCGTCCAGGACGCTGCCCAGCCCGCCGCTCTCCTGCCGCCGGCCCCGCTGCTGCCAAAACGCCGCCATGGTCACCCTGCGGAGAACGGGAGGGTCACCccgggctgggggagctggcacCCCGGGACGGGCACAGCCGCGGGGTCTGGGGAACAACGGGTTCCGCTGCTCCGCTCTCCTCCGGGATAAAGGCTGGGTGCGGGCAGGGGGCAAGGGTCACCCGGGGGAGCGACACACCGGGGGGAGAAGGGACACATCGGGGAGGGACACACCGGGCAAGGGACGCGCCAGGGGAGGAAGGGACACCCCAGGGAACGGGCACCCccggggaggaaggggcagccCGGAGAAGGACCGGACACGCCGGGAAAGGGTCACCCGCTCATCACCCAGCCCTACCGCAAAGCCTCGCGGGGCACCGGGGCGGTACCGCGGGAAGGGAGCCCCCCCGACCCCACGGACCGAGGGGGACACCGGGACTGGCACCGGGAcctgcccgggcccggcgctgcccgcccgcGCGCGCCCCCGCGCCGCACTTACCGCGCGCCCCCGGCGCGGCCCCAGCCAATGGGGGCGCGGGCAGTGCGGCCCCGCCCACCAGCGCGCGGAAGtagcgcccggccccgcccatTTCCCGCGTGCGTCACGGCCGGGGCGGGGCAGGGGGCGGGGCCTGACATGGGCGGGGCCTGACCGGGCGCGGCGCCGCCTCAGGGTCCCCCCTCCGCCCTTCCGCCATGGCGGCCACCGGCGTCCTGCCCTTCGTTCGCGGCGTCGATCTCAGCGGCAACGACTTCAAGGTGCGGGGGAGAGGGAGCGGGGCACGCCCGGCACACAGCGCCCCGGCGGGACCGCGCCCCGCGGGGCTGTCAGGCCTGGCTCGGCCCCCAGGGCGGGGGAatcccgggcccggccccgcccggggTGGGTGACCCGGGGCAGTCCCAGTCCCGACCCAGGTCGGGGGATCCCTGACCCCTATCAAGCCGCTGTGGTTGAGCAACCCGGCCCCCAGTCCACGGGGTCCCGGAGAGACCGGTGATCGCCGAGCCTCCAGCTCCCGATCCCATAGGACTGGGCGATCCCACAGACTGGGCGATCCCACAGGACTGGGCGATCCCGGCTCCCGATCCCACAGGACTGGGCGATCCCGGCTCCCGATCCCACAGGACTGGGCGATCCCACAGGACTGGGCGATCCCGGCTCCCGATCCCACAGGACTGGGCGATCCCACAGGACTGGGCGATCCCAGCTCCCGATCCCACAGGACTGGGCGATCCCAGCTCCCGATCCCACAGGACTGGGCGATCCCGGCTCCCGATCCCACAGGACTGGGCGATCCCGGCTCCCGATCCCACAGGACTGGGCGATCTCAGCTCCCGATCCCATAGGACTGGGCGATCCCAGTTCCCCTTCCCATAGGACTGGGTCTCCATAGCCCCCAGCTCCCAATCCCCTAGGAATGATTGATTCCCATCTGCCAGCTCCGATTCCCCTAGGACTGGGTGATCCTGGCTCCCGATCCCATAGGACTCGGCAGTCCTAGCTCCCATTCCCATAGAACTGGGTGATTCCAGCTCCCAGTCCCATAGGACTGGGCGATCCCATAGGACTGGGCAATCCCAGCTCCCAATCCCATAGGACTGGATCTCCATGACCCCCAGCTCCCAATCCCCTTGGAATGATCAATTCCCATCTGCCAGCTCCCAATCCCCTAGGACTGGGTGATCCCAGCCCTCTAATTCCCAGTTTCATAGGACAGCTTGATCCCGATCCCCACATCTCCCCATCCCTCATGACTGGGTCATCACAACCCCCCACTTCCCAGTCCCATAGCACTGCTCAATCCCAAACCTCCCATGACCAGAGAGCCTCAGTCAGACTGAGGTCCCCAGGTCCTCATCCCGAGGGACAGTtcctcaccctcctcctcctctccctgcagggcgGGTACTTCCCGGAGCACGTGAAGGCCATGACGAGCCTGCGCTGGCTGAAGCTGAACCGCACGGGGCTCTGCTACCTGCCCGAGGAGCTCGCTGCCCTCCAGAAGCTGGTGAGCCCCGTGGTTTGGGCTGGAACGGGGctcccctgtcctgctggggctgtAGGATCCCACAGGATCCCTGCCAGCCTCGTGGCTCAGCAGCAGATGCTCATGTCTAATAATAGCACTGAGCTACTGAGTGTGTGGTTGAAATGGGATGCAGGAGCTGTCAGGAGTGGGGTTGGCGTGGCCTTGGACTCAGTTTCACCTCGTTTTCCTAGAAAACCAGATTAAAAAGCATGCTTAGATCCTCTACCCTGTAGCAGAAGGGAAGGGTGATGGTTACAATGGGGACAATCAAGgcttttggggctttttttccttctcctttgctAAAGTGTATAAAAAGCAGGAGCTGGCTTTGGTTTTTGGGTGGTTCAACCAGGCCCTTGGTGGAGTTGTGGCTCAGCTTGGCTTTGGTGGTGTCCACGGCACATCAGGGACCTCCTCCTGTCAGTTCCACACAAACTCAGGGCTTTGAACGCTGCcaggagtccccatccctgtgccaggtgcAGGGAATccctcagtgccagccctgccagccctgccaggcgCTCGGGGGCCACAGCAAGACTGAAATCCTGGCATCCCACCCACGGCCTGCCAGTGCCTTGTGTTCCTGAGCAGGCAACAGCCGGGCTGTGATGCTCAGAGCAAAACATTTCCCCAGGGAAAttcctcccaccccagcagtgcccacgGCTGCCTGCTCCCAGTGAGAGGCACTTCCAGGGACTGGGATCTGTGTGCACAGGGACTGTGGGGGCCAGCTCTGGGCATCCCAGAGCACCCCaagccccacagcagggctgcggGATGtggaggcagcacaggcacGCTGGGCCACCAACCAGTTTGGGACTGGGAGTGTGccagcagccctgtgtgtgacagggcTTCACAagtccccagctctcctgggatGGAAGAGCCTCCCCATCAATCTAGGGCCTCAACccttgccctgcacagccccagctcctctctctgctcACTGGGGCTTGTCTGGGCCTTCCCTGCAGGAACACCTCTCTGTGAGCCACAACAGCCTCACCACACTCCATGGGGAGCTCTCCGGCCTGCCCTGCCTCCGGGTGAGTGTCCCCCCCTTCCTCAGGGGTCCCCAGGCACACAAAGATCACACCTGGGCACCCTGAGGGCTCAGCAGGCAGCTGcattcctgcccctctcccctttGCAGGCAATTGTGGCTCGTGCAAACAGCCTGAAGAACTCAGGAGTCCCTGATGACATCTTCCAGCTGGATGACCTCTCAGTGCTGGTGGGTGCACAGTCTCCTCAGCTGGTGCAGGAGCCAGCTCAGACTCCTGGGTCCCATTCCTGCACCTTGGTGGCCCCTTGTGCTCCTTGTGAGCACCAGTCCCAAGCCCATGGCTGAGCTCCAGGGCAGCTGGCTGTCAGCAGGGTGACCCTGTGGCAATGCCTCCTTTAAAGGCTGATGCCATGGATGGGCTCCCTGGGTTCCCTGTGTGCtggtccagctgctgctgtgcccctggaGATGCCCCCCAGTCCTGAGCtttgggtggtggtggtggctggGGGTGACAGTGGCTTTGTGCTCCCATTTTCCCAGGACCTGAGCTACAACCAGCTCACAGAGTGTCCCAGGGAGCTGGAGAATGCCAAGAACATGCTGGTCCTTAACCTTGGCCACAACAGGTGAGTCCAGGCTAGAGTGACCACCTCCCCTTCCTGGCCGTGGCCACCTCCATTGGTCACTTTGCTCTGGgtcctgctctctgcaggagGGAGACTCAGGGCTGGTGTGCTGGTCCTAGGCCCTCCTGAATTTCCCCATATCCCTGCAGCATCGACACCATCCCCAACCAGCTCTTCATCAACCTGACGGACCTGCTGTACCTGGACCTGAGTGACAACAAGCTGGAGAGTCTCCCACCGCAGATGAGGCGCCTAGTGCACCTGCAGACCCTCATCCTCAACAACAACCCCCTGCTGCACGCCCAGCTCCGGTACAGCCCcgctccccaggctgccagggctggcactgaggcTCCTGGCACATCCTGACTCTCTCTGTGCCCTctggctctccctgctcctcaggcagctcccagccatgacagccctgcagaccctgCACCTGCGCAACACCCAGCGCACGCAGAGCAACCTGCCCACCAGCCTGGAGGCCCTGGTGAACCTGGCAGGTAGGGCTGGGGCACCCACAGAGCCCTCCaggggctctcccagccccagtgttgGTCTGGCTGGTGGTGTCACCCCCTTTCTTTCCCCAGATGTGGACCTGTCCTGCAATGACCTCAGCCGTGTCCCCGAGTGTCTCTacaccctgggcagcctgcGGCGCCTCAACCTCAGCAGCAACCAGATCACAGAGCTGTCCCTCTGCATCGACCAGTGGACCCAGCTGGAGACCCTCAACCTGTCCCGCAACCAGCTCACCTCCTTACCTGTACGTCCCTGCCCTTGAGTGCCACCCTTGCTCGTGGTTCCATGGTTCTCCCTCACGCCACCATCTCCCCCTTCCCCAGTCGGCCATCTGTAAGCTGACCAAGCTGAAGAAGATGTACCTGAACTCCAACAAGCTGGACTTTGATGGGATCCCCTCGGGCATTGGCAAGCTCACCAACCTTGAAGAGTTCATGGCAGCCAACAACAACCTGGAGCTCATCCCTGAGAGCCTGTGCAGGTAAGGAACACACAGCTGGgtctgctgtgtccccaggaggGGACCACAGAGGTTGTGTGGTCACAGGTCACCATCATCACTGTCCCACAGGTGCTCCAAGCTGAGGAAGTTGGTGCTGAACAAGAACCGCCTGGTGACCCTGCCAGAGGCCATCCACTTCCTGACGGATTTGGAGGTGAGCACCCAGAACCTTTCTGCCTTGGGCTGGCTccaccacagccccagcacccccctGGGACCCCAGGGCTGTAGGGTGGGCTGGATGAGGTGAGGGCAGGGGAGCTCAGGGCcagttcctgcaatctgccccATGGTTCAGCCCAGGCAGGCCGTGGAGCTCCCCCACATCCCCTCATCTCACCGAAGCCTGGAGTGCTCCGGAGATCTCCAACTCATGCCACACTCCAATGTCCCTGTGAGCAGGTACTTGACCGAGgtctctgtgccctccctgcagatCCTGGACGTGCGAGAGAACCCCAGCCTGGTGATGCCCCCGAAGCCGGCGGATCGCTCCTCCGAGTGGTACAACATCGACTTCTCCCTGCAGAACCAGCTCCGCCTGGCCGGCGCCTCCCCCGCCACCgtcgctgctgctgctgcgggtacacctgcagggaggggggcacgcagcccctgcctgggcacgGCCCTGGCAGAGACtgggcagccagccctgctccacagGGGGCCCCtctcaccctgtccctgtgtccccagggagcagcaccaagGACCCGCTGGCCCGCAAGATGCGGCTGCGGCGGCGCAAGGACTCTGCTCAGGATGACCAGGCCAAGCAGGTGCTGAAGGGGATGTCGGATGTGGCCCAGGAGAAGAATAAGAAGATAGAGGTAGGGTCTGGGGTGGGAGAGGGGACCTGAGAGCATCACAATGTCGCTGGCCTACCTTGGGTGCCAGCAGGGTTCTGGTTGTCTCTAATTTGACCCGTTCCTGTCCCACAGGAGAGTGGGGAGGCGAAGGCGCCAGACCTGAAGACGCGGCGCTGGGACCAGGGCCTGGAGAAGCCCCAGCTGGATTACTCAG is a window of Melospiza georgiana isolate bMelGeo1 chromosome 16, bMelGeo1.pri, whole genome shotgun sequence DNA encoding:
- the MIEF2 gene encoding mitochondrial dynamics protein MID49 yields the protein MAAFWQQRGRRQESGGLGSVLDGLGSVFDVLLANARLVLGVSGAAVLAIATLAVKRLIDRATSPRDEGDPKAEQKSLEDSWQDLALIKTTPKPTKKQRREDLSEPLLSPARPVVPDPRGPSAPLGAPQVQSSPLRCLTLQEKLLSHSSQLAVPEFQVSLVPQLARSICSQLQNFLRSKFPELPFGRLSLSGALLDGLEVLAADHVHLMLPLLLDSGLWSLIPGEDTVVRNPQYWMIKRIDLGYFPRGCSPWDRFMVGRYLSSSVLNETLHKLLVASINWPAIGGLLGCAIHPVVASRELKLEVKHHQVDLSITLLPVVEMEDKVLLAVPPEGPVENLWLESFYRAEVSRLKELDAADSGARQLCLRILSGVCKRQPRLHKLGGSPLSHLILQLSDTTSDWAQESLADRFQQVLEELVASLEKGVLPCYFNPKINLFSGLLEEEIDEMGFVLYRAITEPEVLLK